The bacterium DNA window CCTGCTCGTCTAGCCCGGTGTCGCAGAGCGCGGCCATGCAAGGCCCGAACGCTCCCACCCCGGGCAGAACCACCCCAGCGGCGTCGGCAATCAGCCCGGCATCGGCGGTCAGCCGGGCGTCGGCCCCCATGCGCTCCAGGCTCTTCTGGGCCGAGCGGAGGTTGCCGATGCCGTAGTCCAACACCGCTATCAGCGGTCGGGTCACAAAACCCCTTTAGTGGAGGGGATGTCGGTGCCCTCCACCCGCACGGCGTCGCGCAGTGCCCGGGCCACCGCCTTGAAGCTGGCCTCGATGATGTGGTGGGTGTTGCGGCCCCGAATCATGGTGATGTGCAGGGTCAGCGCCGCTGAAGTGGCGAAGGCCCGCCAGAACTCCTCGCAAAGCTGGGGGTCGAACGGCGGGTCGCCCAAGATCTTCTGGCCCGGAGGGCTCACGTCATAGTGCAGGAACGGGCGGCCCGACAGGTCGACCACCGCTTCCACCACGGCCTCGTCCAGCGGTACCGCTATGGACGCGAACCGGCGCACCCCGGCCTTGTCGCCCAGGGCCTCAGCGAAGCACGTCCCCAGCAGGATGCCGACGTCTTCCACGGTGTGGTGGGCGTCGATCTCCAGATCACCGGAGGCTTCCACCTTCAACTCGAATCCGCCGTGGCGGCCCAGCTGGCTCAACATGTGGTCGAAGAACGGCAAACCGGTAGTAGCCGCGCCCTGGCCGTTGCCGTCGATGTCGATGGCGATGTCGATGCTGGTCTCGGCCGTACTCCGAGATGCGGTGGCGGTTCGGGATGTGTCTGTCATGTCAGCACCTCACTCAATGCGGACAAGAACGCGTCGTTCTCGGCCGGCGATCCCACGGTGACCCGAAGGCAACCGGCGAGCCGGGGCCAAGAAGAACAGTTTCGCACGAGCACCGACCGATCCACGAGACCCTGCCAAACTGCGTCGCCGTCGCCGGAGTCCGGCCGCAGCAACATGAAGTTGGCTCCCGAGGGCCAATGGCGGACCGGGAGCTGGTCGAGGGCCGCGGCGATCCGCTCCCGCTCGGACACCAGCATGCTCACCCGCTCGTTCATCTCATCCTCGTAGTCCAATGCCAGACGGCCGGCGATCTGCTTCATGGTGTCGAGGTGGTAGGGCAGCGCCGATTTCTCCAGTTCGGCTACCAACCATGATGGTCCGACCAGGTAGCCGAGCCGGGCGGCGGCCATCGACCAGGTTTTGGAATAGGTGCGGGTCACCGCCAGCGGCCGGCCCTCATCCACCAGGTCAACCGAGGTGTGGGGGTCGAACTGGCCGTAGGCCTCATCCATCAGCAGCAAGCCGGGCAGCGCCGAGACGTCGGCCAGCAACCTCTCGACCAACTGCGGCGGCTCCACCATGCCGGTGGGGTTGTTGGGCGAGCACAGGAAGGTGACAGCCGGGCGGTGCTCGGCCACCATGGCCGCGGCATAGTCGGCGTCCAGCGAGAAGTCCTCACTGCGTTCGCCGGTGACCACCTCGGTAGCGGCCAGCCGGGAGATGTGGGAGTGAAGGGCGTAGGTGGGCTCGAAGGTCAGCGCGGCGCGTCCCGGTCCGCCGAACGTCAGCATCAGGCACTGGAGAACCTCATTGGAGCCGTTGGCCGCGAACACCTGCTCGGGCGCGACCTGTTCGTGCTTGGCCAACGCGGCTCGCAGCTCGTGAGCCCCACGGTCGGGATAGCGGTGCCAGTCGATATCGGCCTGTGCCGCCCGCAGAGCCTCAGCCCATCCTTCGGGCGGGGGCACCGGCGACTCGTTGGTGTTGAGCCTCACAGCCACATCGAGCTGCGGCGAGTGGTAGCCAGACATGAGGGCCAGGTTCTCTCTCACTGGCAGGCGGTCAGGGCTACTCATCGTTGGTTCCTCTCTGAACTCCGTCGCCGAAGCCGCGCAAGCGAATGGATTGGGCGTGGGCATCCAATCCCTCGGCATCGGCGATGGCGGCCACATGGGGTCCGACCGCGGCCAGACCCTCAGCGTCCACAGAAATCTCGTGCATGGGCTTGGTGAAGTCCCTCACGCTCAAGGCACCGGCAAAGCGAGCGGTGCCGTTGGTGGGCAGCACGTGAGAGGGACCGGCCACGTAGTCGCCGATGGACGCCGGTGCCAGCGGACCCCGAAAGATGGCCCCAGCGTTCTGAATTCCGTCGATGACCGCCTCCGGTGCCTCGGTCATCACCTGCAAGTGCTCGGGGGCGATGAAGTTGACCACTTCGGCAGCGACCTGCGGACCGTCGACCAAAACAATGTGGCCACTGCGGCTGAAGGTGGCCGCAATATCGTCCCGGCGAACGGCATCCGACAGCAATCCGGCCACCGCCTGCTCCACTCCGTCGGCAGCGTCAGAATCCCAGGTGATGAGCCAGGCAAGGCCATCAGGACCGTGCTCGGCCTGCACAATGAGATCGATGGCGGCGTATTCCGCCGGAACAGTGCCGTCAGCCACCACTACCACCTCAGAAGGTCCCGCGAACGCCGCCGGTACGCCGACAGAACCGGCCACCAGCTGTTTGGCGATGGCCACGTACACATTGCCCGGCCCGACGATCACATCCACTGCGCCAACCGACTCAGTGCCAAAGGCCATGGCGGCAACAGCCTGGGCACCACCCACCGCATATACCTCGTCGACCCCGGCGATGGCCGCCGCGGCCAAGGTAACGTCGGCTACTCGGCCATCGGAGCCGGGGGGAACGCACAGCACTACCTGGTCCACCCCGGCGGCCCGGGCGGGAAGCGCGGTCATCAGCACGGTGGAGGGATAGGCGGCCCGGCCGCCCGGCACATAACAACCGGACCGGCCCACTGGCTGGTCCCAACTGCGGATGGTTATGCCCTGGCGGGTGTGGGTCTGCTCTTTCGAAGCCTGCTTTCGGTGAAACTCGGCAATGGAATCGGCGGCTGCTTCCAGACCGGCCCGCAGCGAGGGGGCGACCCGATCTCTGGTCGCGGCCACCTCGCTTGGAGAAACCCGCCAACTTGAAGGGACAACACCGTCGAACTGCTTGGAATAGCGGGCGAGGGCGGCATCCCCGTCGGCGCGCACCGCGTCAATGATCTCGCGAACCGCGGCCACCGACCCCTCAGAAACGGGCTCAGGCCGAGGCAAACGGCCACTGATGTCGGCCTCGCCCCGCAGGTCCACTCGGTCTAGCACGACCCTCAAAACTACAGGCCCAAGCAACCCGCCAACGAAGGGATTGTCCAGAGAAACGGGCCTCCTAGTGGCCCGTCTGCGATAGAACCTTGCCGTGGACGACAGGACAACGGCGGCGGACGGGGCGGAACTCGGCTCGATGAGCAGTGTGATGGGTGATCTCGCCGTGCGAGTGGCTGAGGTGGCCCGGCGCTACGAGGACACCGACCGAGAGGACGTGGCCTTTGAGCTCTACGAGGTGGAACGGAGCCTCCGGGGGGCCACCCGCCGGCTCGACCGGCTCACCCGGAGTCTGTAAATCTGCAATCCTACAAAGGCCCATCGAGCTGACCGGGAGAAGAAATGTTCAATCTGCGCTTTGATCTGCGGACCCCTCCGTTCACCGATGCAACCCACGGGGATCAGTACCGGGCGATGTTGGAGATGGTGAAGTGGGCCGACACCCGGGGCTTCGCCGGGGCCATCACCAGCGAACACCACGGCACCGAGGACGGCTTCATGTCGGCACCGCTGGCTATTTCGGCAGCCATCCTGGGGGCCACCGACAACCTGATGTGTACGCTGTCGGCCCTCCTGGTGCCCTATCACGATCCCCTGCGGCTGGCCGAGGACATCGCCACCATCGACTTGATAGCCCCGGGCCGGTTCATAACCATCGCCGGTTTGGGCTACCGGGAATTCGAATTCGAGATGTTCGGCAAAGACCGCACTCGTCGGGGCCGCGACACTGAAGAGGCCATCAAAGTCATGCAGCAGGCCTGGACCGGGGAGCCGTTCGAGTACGAGGGCCGCACCGTGTGGGTAACCCCCAAGCCGGTGACCCAGCCCCACCCCATCGTCATGGTGGGCGGATCGGTACCGGCATCGGCCAAGCGGGCCGCCCGGCTGCGGCTGCCCTACATGCCCCCCATCGGCGACCAAGAACTGGTAGACCTCTACTACGCCGAGGCCGCCGAGATCGGATTCGAAGGGGCATTCGCCATGGCCCCCGACGGTCCGGGACTGGTGCTGGTTACCGAGGACCCCGACGCACTGTGGGCCAAGATCGGCCCCAACATGCTGTACGACGCGGCGGCCTACGCCAGCTGGCAGTACCCCGACCAGCGCTCGGGCTGGCACGTGGAGGCCGAGGACATCGCCGGCCTCAAGGCCTCCGGCCAATTCGAGGTGCTCACCCCCGACGAGTGCGTCGAGCTGGTCCGCACCAAGGGCGCCGCCACCCTCCACCCGCTGTGCGGCGGCATCGACCCCGCCATCGGCTGGGAGACGCTGGAATTGGTGGTCGACAAGGTCATGCCCGCCTTCGCCGAGGGCGCATAACCCCGGCGCGGGCCGGAACCCGCTAGCCTGCCAGGTCGTCGATGATGGCCCGGCCGACGTACTTGCCGGACTGGAGCTCGTCGAAGATGGCGTCCAGCTCCGACAGGGGGCCGGTGCGCCCGACGTGGGTGGTCACCTGTCCGGCGGCGGCCATGTCCACTAGCTCCCGCATGTCCTGCACCGTGCCCACTGCGGAGTAGATGAGGGTTGCGTCCCTCATGAAGAACTCGAACGGGTTCAACTCGATATTGCCCTCGCTGGTGGGGGGCAGCCCCACGGCCACAAACAGCCCTTTTGGCCGCAGCAGCCGGAACCCGAGGGTGAAGCCGGCCATCGCCGCGGAGAACACGATGCTGGCGTCCACCCCGCCGATCTCACTCGTCACCTGTTCAAGGGCGTCGTCGGCGCTGACCGCCATGTCGGCGCCCAGCGACTCGACAAACTCCAGCCTGGCCGCGCCGATGTCGACGCCGATCACCTTGTAGCCCAGCGCCTTGGCGATTTGCACTGCATAGTGGCCCAGCCCGCCAGCGGCACCGATGATGGCCACCCAGCGGCCCGGGGGCACCTGGTTGCGGAACAGCTTCTTCACCGCCCCGTAGGCGGTGAGCCCGCCGCAGGCCAGGGCGGCCTGGTCGTCGCCCACCGACTCGGGCAGCACCACCAGCGACTTGGCCCACACGCAGAACTGCTCGGCGAAGGTGCCCATGATCCCCTGGGTCTGCGGGCAGTGCCGGGGCTCGCCCCGCAGGCAGAACTCGCAGGCGCCGCACCAGAATCCGCCGCCGGTGCCCCCGAGCCCGAGGATCACCCGGTCGCCCACCTGGCTGTAGCGCTCCGCCCCCGGCCCCAGCGCCTCCACCACGCCGATGGCCTCGTGGCCCAACACCTCGATGCCCGAGACACCGACCCAATCACCCCGGGCCAGGTGGAGGTCGGAGTGGCATACCCCCGAGGAGGTGATGCGAATCAGCGCCTCCTCAAAGCCCGGCTCCGGCGCTGTAACGTCCAGAATACTCAGGTTGCCGTCCACCAATCGTGCTGCTTGCATGCCGGTTTTCTCCCGTCTTGTCCAGATGCGAATGCCAGATGACACCCTAGTGGCCCGCAGGTCTTTCATCTTCGGCCAGCCTGTTCCCAGACGGACCACTAGCATGGCTCGCCAACTCGGGGGTTGATCATCAGTGATGGCCGCAACAAGGACATTGACGGCAGTTGCGGCGATCTTGATCGCTACTGCGGGGCTGGGGCTTGCCTCCACCGGTCCAGCAGTGGCCGTGTCGGCGGCCGAAGTGTGCTCTGACCACCACGATTTCGGCCTAGAACCCATTCCGGTCGCCAAAACTGCCGACGGATCGACCGAACTCGCCCAAGTGCACTGGCGGTGGAACGAATCCATCGGCTGCTACCTCAGCCTCGACAACCAGGCCATCAGCATCCTGCGAGCCCACGCGGCCGAACTCACCTCGCCTGCCGCCACCAGCCACGAGACTGCGGCCCGGTGCTTCGAACACCACCACTTCGGCCAGCAATCCGTGCCTGTAGCGAAAACCGTCGAAGGAACCACTGTGCTGGCTCAAGTGCAATGGAGATGGGACGACTCCATCGGCTGCTACCTCAGCCTCGACAACCAGGCCCTCGAGACAATCCGTGCCGCCGCGGCCATCCCGATACCCACCTTCACTGCCATCTCGGCAGGTCGAGCCCACACCTGCGCAGTCCGCATCAACCAAGCCATCGACTGCTGGGGCGACAACAGCAACGGACAAGCCAACGCCCCCGAGGGCCTACACACCGCAATAGCCGCCGGAGGATCACACACCTGCGCGCTCGACACCGACCAAGCCATCGACTGCTGGGGCGACAACAGCAACGGACAAGCCAACGCCCCCATTGGCCAACACACCGCAATAGCCGCCGGAGGATCACACACCTGCGCGCTCGACACCGACCAAGCCATCGACTGCTGGGGCGACAACAGCAACGGACAAGCCAACGCCCCCATTGGCCAACACACCGCGATCACCACCGGCAACTTTCACACCTGCGCGCTCCGCAGCGACCAGACCATCGACTGCTGGGGCTGGAACGGCAACGGCGAAGCAAATCCGCCTATCGGACGCTATACCCAAATCGATGCCGGTGGATCACACACCTGCGCGCTCCGCAGCGACCAGACCATCGACTGCTGGGGCTGGAACACATTCGGGCGACTCGATGCACCGCCGGGCCCGTTCGCTGTCGTGGCCGCTGGCGGCGAGCATTCGTGTGGCTTACGCTCCGATCAGACCATCGACTGCTGGGGGTCCAACAGCGACGGCCAAGCAGAAGCCCCCCCTGGGCAGTTCACGGCAGTTGCCGCGGGAAGGCTCAATTCTTGCGCCATCCGCACCGACAAGACCCTTCAGTGCTGGGGCAAGAGCAGCTCGGAGCAGATCAAGGTGTCGGATGACAGGTTCCTTTCCGTCGATGCCGGGCACTGGCATACCTGTGGTTTGAGAAACAACCACCGCATCAAGTGCTGGGGCTTGAACGCCAGCGAGGTGGCCAGCTCGCCCACTTGGTACTTCAACACGGTCTCCAACGGGGGTGGGCACTCGTGCGGACTGACGCCCAACCAGCTCATCGAATGCTGGGGACACAGCATCAGCGGGGCGACCGATGCCCCTGCGGCGCGATTCGCCCAGGTTGTGGCGGGCTACCTGTTTAGCTGTGGGCTGAACACCAAGGGAACCGTGGAGTGCTGGGGCAACAACGACCAGGGCCAAACCGACGCGAGGGCGAGCCGCTTCGAATCCATCGCGGCCGGCAGCTTCCATGCGTGCGGAGTGCGGGAGAACGACTCCATCGTCTGCTGGGGGAACAACGACCACGGCCAAACCGACGCCCCCGACGGCGAGTTCTCCGCAGTAACTGGGGGTGACGCCCATACCTGTGGACTTCAGGTTGACAGCTTCGTCGTGTGCTGGGGAAACAACGATCGCGGCCAGACCGACGCCCCGGTAGCACGATTCTCCTCCGTGTCGGCGGGAATATCCCACACCTGCGGGTTGCGCACCGACCAAACCATCCAATGTTGGGGAGACAACAGCAACGGTCAAGCTGCTCCCCCCGATGGCCGCTTCACAGCTATAAGTGCAGGCATGTGGCACTCCTGCGGCGTGCGCGTCGACCGAGCCCTCATCTGTTGGGGCAGCCTGGCCGGGTTCTTCAGGCCCTAGGCCAGCAGACTCCAAGCTTGCAGTATAAGGCTGTGCCCGATCATCTCCCGGCTGAGGGGCAGAACGACGCCAGCACGCACTCGTGGCATCGGGGGCGTCGGGCGATGCACACCCGGCGGCCGTGGAGGATGAGCCGCAAGGAGAACTCGCCCCGCTCGGCGGCCGGCACCATGGGGTTCAGCTCCAATTCGATCTTCACCGGATCTTTGTGCTCGGTAATCCCCAGCAGCCCGGTGATGCGGGCCACATGGGTGTCCACCGGCAGGCCGGGCAGTCCCAGGGCCACGCTGCGCACCACGTTGGCAGTCTTGCGGCCCACCCCCGGCAGGCTGACCAAATCGGACATCTTCCCCGGAACTTGGCCGTCGAAGTGGTTGACCAGATCCTGGGCCATGCCCACGATGTTGCGAGCCTTGGTGGCAAAGAAACCCGTAGAGCGGATCAACTCCTCCACGTGGGCCAACGGCGCTTCAGCCAGGGTCTCTGGTGTGGGATAGGCAGCGAACAAGTCAGGTGTGACCATGTTCACCCGCTTGTCGGTGCACTGGGCCGACAAGATGGTGGCCACCAGCAGTTGGAACGGGTTCTCATGGTCCAGCTCGCACACTGCCTCGGGATACTCCTCGGCCAGAAGCTCGTGCGTCCGCCTGGCTCTGCCTTTGGGGGTGCGTGGCCTCGCCATCGACCGCATGGTAACGACCCTGACTCTTAATTCGGCAATGGGAGTCGCAACCGTGGGATTTGCCCGGAGTCGGCGATCGGGGCCGCTACCGTGGGAATTGCTCGGAGTCGGTGATTGCAGCGCTACCGTGAGGATTGTGACGCTGACGGTTTCCCGACCCCACCAGGGAGAGTTCGCCTGGTCCGTCACCATCGCCCCCGACGTGGCCCGGGACGAAGCCACCGCAGGCCAGATCCAGGAGGTGATCGCCGGCGCCGAGTCCGGCGAAGCGGTGCAGCTCTGGATCGAGCAAGCCGCCGACCCCGACGACGCTTTCGCCGCCGACCTCGGCTTTGATCCGTACCGGGACCTGTGGCGGATGCAGCGGCCGCTGCCCGCGCCGCGCGCCACCATCGCCACCCGGGCCTTCGTGCCCGGCGCCGACGACGAGGAATTCCTCGCGGTGAACAACCGGGCATTCCACTGGCACCCCGAACAAGGGGGCTTGACTGCCGCCGATTTGGCCGAGCGCATAGCCGAAGCCTGGTTCGACGCCGAGGGCTTTCGGCTCCACGAGCGAGATGGCCGCCTGGCCGGATTCTGCTGGACCAAGGTCCACCCCGATGAGACGCCGCCAGCCGGCGAGATCTACGCCATCGCGGTGGATCCCGACTTCCACGGCCAAGGACTGGGCAAGCCCATGACCCTGGCCGGCCTCGACCACCTGGCCGACCAGGGGCTCACCGTGGGCTTTCTTTATGTGGAGTCGGACAACGATCCCGCGGTGGCCACCTACCACCGCCTGGGCTTCGACCACCGTTCCACCAACCGGGCCTACCGGTGCATTGTGGAATGAGCTCGGACTCTTCACTCCCCCAGTGTCAGGACAAGGTGGCTGTCCAATGAGTGCCGACCCCTCGCTGCCTCAAGGCCAAGACAAAGTGGCGGCGGTGCGGTCGATGTTCGATGCCATCGCGCCCCGCTATGACATGTTGAACCGGCTTTTGACTTTCAGCATGGACTGTCGCTGGCGGAGACGGTCGGTGCGGGAGCTGGGGCTGCCCGCGGAGTCCCTGGTGTTCGATCTGGCCTGCGGCACCGGTGATCTGTGCCGCGACCTGGAGTCCGCCGGATACCGGGCCGTGGGATTCGACCTGTCGGCCGGCATGCTCCGGGCGGCCCAGAAGTACCGCGACTCGGGCAAGCTGAGCGCCCCGATGGTGCTGGGCGACGCCCTGTGCCTTCCGGTCCCTCCGGAGAGCGCCGACGGCATCACCTGCGGGTTCGCCCTGCGCAACGTGGTGGATCTGGACGCCCTGTTCGCCGAGCTGGCCCGGGTTGTGCGCCCAGGAGGACGAATCTCATTGCTAGAGGTGGCCGAGCCGTCGAACCCGATCATGCGGCTGGGCCACCGCGTGTACTTCGGCAAGGTGATCCCGTTGATCGGCGGTTTGCTGTCGGACCGGACCGCCTATGAGTACCTCCCCAAGTCGGTGGCCTACATGCCCCCCACCGAGGAGATGCTCGACCTCTTGGCCGGGCGCGGTTTCGACGCGGTCCAGCATTCGCCGCTCTCCGGGGGCATAGCCCAGCTGGTCACCGCCACCCGAAGGCACTAGCCCAGAACCTCCCATGTCCCTGCTGGCCCAGCACATCCCCGCCGACGACCCCGACCAAATGGCGCTGACCGACCAGCAGACCACCCTGAGCTGGGCCGAGCTCGACCAGATGATGAACCGGGCGGTCAACCTGCTCCACACCCTCGACCTGGGCCCGGAGCGGCGGCTGGCGGTGTTCGCCGAGAACTCAGCCGAAACGGTGATGGCCTATGTGGCCACCGCGCTGGCGGGGGTTTCCGCCGTACCGGTGAACTTCCACCTCACCCCCGACGAACTGGCCTACATCCTGGATGACTCGGCTTCGGCCTTGCTGCTGGTAGGCCCCGAGACGGCAGAGCGGGGCGTACAGGCCGCCCAATCGGTGTCGAACAATCCCGGCGCACCGCCCATCGCGGTGATGGGCTGGCGCTGCGCCGACCACCCCGAGGTGGCTTCCTGGGAAAACGGCCTGGCCACTGCCCTACACGAGCCCCCGCCCACCGACATCCCGCCGGTCCCCCACTTGTTCTACACCTCAGGCACCACCGGGCGGCCCAAGGGCGTGGACGCGCCACCGGCCCTGTTCCGGGGCGGGCGAACGGTGGAGGAGTACTTCGCCACCTGCGCCACTCCCAACGCGGCCATCGGCACCCATTTGGTGGTGGGGCCTATGTACCACGCCGGGCCGTTCTCGGCCACCAGAAACCTCATGGGCGGCGCCCCAGTGGTGGTGATGGGCCGGTTTGATGCCGAGGCCACTCTGGCGGCCATCGACCGCTACCAGGTCAACGCCATGTTCATGGTGCCCACCCATTTCACCCGGTTGCTGGCCCTGCCCGCCGAGGTGAGGGCGCACTACCGCACTGACAGCCTGGTGTCGGTGACCCACAGCGGCGCGCCCTGCCCGGTGTCGGTAAAGCGGGCCATCATCGACTGGCTCGGGCCCATCGTCTCTGAGGGATACGGCTCCACCGAGGTGGGCGGATCGTGCCACATCAACTCCGAAGACTGGCTGGCCCATCCCGGCTCGGTGGGGCGCCCGGTTCCCCCCTTTGAGGTGCTCATTGTGGACGAAGACGGCAACGAGCTGCCGCCAGGCCAAGAGGGACGGGTGTACTTCACCGACACCAGCGGCCGGGGAATCAGCTACCGCAACGACCCGGAAAAGACGGCGGCTGCCCACCTGCGACCCGGGGTGTTCACGCTGGGCGAGATCGGCTACACCGACGAGGACGGGTTCTTGTACCTCACCGACCGCTTCTCCGACATGGTGGTGTCGGGCGGGGTGAACATCTACCCCGCCGAGACCGAGCAGGTGCTGGCCGAACACCCCAGTGTGGCCGATTCGGCCTGCATCGGCGTGCCCGACGAGGAGATGGGCGAGCAGCTCAAGGCCCTGGTAGTGCCCGCCGACCCGGACCACCCGCCCGCAGAAGCCGAGATCATTGCCTTCTGCCGCGACCGGATCGCCCACTACAAGTGCCCTCGATCGGTTGAGTTCATCAGCGAAGAGCGCTTGGGCCGCTCCGCAATGGGCAAGATCAACAAACAGGCCCTGCGGGCCCCGTATTGGAAGGGATAGCTGTCTAAGGAGGGCTAGGCCGATACCGCCAGGCCAATCGTCAACAGAGTTCCGAACACCAGATGCAACCGGGCGGTGTGGTTGAGCAGGGGGGCCTTGGGCGCTGACGAAAAGGCCAAAACCACAGCGGGGATGGCCAAACCGAGAGCGGCCAGTGTCAGCGGTGTCCAGGAGCGGGCAATGGCAAGCACGCCGCCCACCGCGAAAGCAGCCGCCACCAAGGCGGCGTAGAGCCAGGCGGTGCCCCGGTCGCCCAAGCGCACCGCCAAAGTCCGTTTGCCCGCGGCCTGGTCTTGGGGAATGTCGCGCAGGTTGTTGGCTACCAGCAGCGCCGAGGCCAAGAGCCCCACCGGCACAGAGGCGGCCGATGTCAACCCGGTCAACTCTTCGACCTGCACAAAAGCCGTGCCGGCCGTGGCCACCATACCGAAGAACACGAACACCGCCGCCTCTCCCAAACCGGCATAGCCGTAGGGCCGCTTTCCCCCGGTGTAGTACCAACCAGCAACAATGCACGCCAGCCCCACCGCAATAAGCCACAGTGCCGCCACGATGGCCAGAACCAGCCCAGCCACCGCCGCTACCCCAAAGGCTCCAAACGCGGCCCGCTTCACCACATCAGGCGCCACCGCACCACCGCCCACCAGCCGGGCCGGGCCCAACCGGTTGGCATCGGTGCCCCGAATCCCGTCGGAGTAGTCGTTGGCGTAGTTCACCCCCACCTGGAGGGCCACCGCTACCACCAGCGCCGCCGCCGCCCGCCCCCACACCACGTCGGGGGCAGCCGCAGCGGTGCCCACCGCCACCGGCACCAGTGCGGCAGGAAGGGTTCGGGGCCGAGCCCCCTGGATCCACAGCCGAATCATCGGGCCATGTCTAGCCCATCGCCCGAGTTCGTTAGTGTCGGAGCCATACGAGTTTTGAAGACGTGAGGGATTCCGAGCCATGAACCGACTCGGGGCCGAGACCAGCCCCTACCTCCGCCAGCACGCCGACAACCCGGTGGACTGGTACCCGTGGGGCGAGGATGCCTTCGCCGCGGCCCGGGCCGA harbors:
- a CDS encoding 1,4-dihydroxy-2-naphthoate polyprenyltransferase, encoding MIRLWIQGARPRTLPAALVPVAVGTAAAAPDVVWGRAAAALVVAVALQVGVNYANDYSDGIRGTDANRLGPARLVGGGAVAPDVVKRAAFGAFGVAAVAGLVLAIVAALWLIAVGLACIVAGWYYTGGKRPYGYAGLGEAAVFVFFGMVATAGTAFVQVEELTGLTSAASVPVGLLASALLVANNLRDIPQDQAAGKRTLAVRLGDRGTAWLYAALVAAAFAVGGVLAIARSWTPLTLAALGLAIPAVVLAFSSAPKAPLLNHTARLHLVFGTLLTIGLAVSA